One Anas platyrhynchos isolate ZD024472 breed Pekin duck chromosome 2, IASCAAS_PekinDuck_T2T, whole genome shotgun sequence DNA segment encodes these proteins:
- the PRP4K gene encoding serine/threonine-protein kinase PRP4 homolog yields MAAAAEPQLLRAPEAEDTNVSEKSTNEENGEVSEADQPQNKHNRHKKKKHKHRSKHKKHKHSSEEDKDKKHKHRHKHKKHKRKEVADASDKEDGPAKRTKIDFLAPLEDLEKQRALLKAELENELMEGKVQSGMGLILQGYESGSEEEGEINEKARNGTRPATKSSTKGKLEPVENKASSKKGNKSESKERTRHRSDKKKSKVGVDGIKEKTTRSKSKERRKSKSPYKRSKSQDQTRKSRSPMLKRRSQEKNRKSKSPPEDRNKADDKSKSRDRRKSPVVNESKSRDRGRKSKSPIELRSKSKDRRSRSKDRKSRRSETDKEKKPIKSPSKDASSGKENRSPRRPGRSPKGRSLSPKPREKSRRSRSPLFNDRRSKQSKSPSRTRSPGRRLRSRSVERKRRESERRRLSSPRTRTRDDILSRRERSKDISPPSRWSPSRRRSRSPIRRRSRSPLRRSRSPRRRSRSPRRRDRGRRSRSRLRRRSRSRGGHRRRSRSKVKEDKFKGSLSEGMKVEQESSSDENLEDFDLEEEDEEAEIRQRRLQREAIVQKYKGQGQPEDSNISVPSEPSSPQSSTRSRSNSPDDILERVAADVKEYERENVDTFEASVKAKHNLMTVEQNNGSAQKKLLAPDMFTESDDMFAAYFDSARLRAAGFGKDFKENPNLRDNWTDAEGYYRVNIGEVLDKRYNVYGYTGQGVFSNVVRARDMARANQEVAVKIIRNNELMQKTGLKELEFLKKLNDADPDDKFHCLRLFRHFYHKQHLCLVFEPLSMNLREVLKKYGKDVGLHIKAVRSYSQQLFLALKLLKRCNILHADIKPDNILVNESKTILKLCDFGSASHVADNDITPYLVSRFYRAPEIIIGKIYDYGIDMWSVGCTLYELYTGKILFPGKTNNHMLKLAMDLKGKMPNKMIRKGVFKDQHFDQNLNFMYIEVDKVTEREKVTVMSTINPTKDLLADLIGCQRLPEDQRKKVHQLKDLLDQILMLDPAKRISINQALQHAFIQEKI; encoded by the exons ACcgacacaaaaaaaagaaacacaaacatcGAAGTAAACACAAGAAACATAAACATTCTTCAGAAGAAGATAAggacaaaaaacacaaacacagacacaaacaTAAGAAACATAAACGGAAAGAGGTAGCCGATGCCTCTGACAAAGAAGATGGACCAGCTAAAAGAACTAAAATTGATTTTCTAGCTCCTCTGGAAGACTTGGAGAAACAAAGAGCATTATTGAAAGCTGAACTTGAAAATGAATTAATGGAAGGAAAAGTCCAGTCTGGTATGGGATTAATATTACAAGGTTATGAGTCAGGATCTGAAGAAGAGGGGGAAATTAATGAAAAAGCGCGGAATGGGACGAGGCCTGCAACAAAGTCAAGCACCAAGGGGAAACTAGAACCTGTGGAAAATAAAGCTAGTTCCAAGAAAGGAAATAAGAGTGAATCAAAAGAAAGGACTAGGCACAGgtctgacaaaaagaaaagcaaggtaGGAGTTGACGGAATCAAAGAGAAGACAACTAGAAGCAAGtcaaaagaaaggagaaaatccAAAAGCCCTTACAAAAGAAGTAAGTCTCAAGATCAGACAAGGAAATCAAGATCTCCGATGCTTAAAAGGCGATCTCAGGAGAAAAATAGGAAGTCTAAATCTCCcccagaagacagaaataagGCTGATGATAAAAGTAAATCAAGAGATCGCAGAAAGTCTCCGGttgtaaatgaaagcaaaagtcGAGATCGTGGCAGAAAATCCAAATCTCCAATAGAACTCAGAAGCAAATCCAAAGATAGACGATCACGGTCCAAAGATAGAAAATCTAGGCGATCAGAgactgacaaagaaaaaaagccaattaAATCTCCTTCTAAAGATGCTTcttcagggaaagaaaacaggtcCCCTAGAAGACCTGGCCGAAGCCCAAAAGGAAGAAGCTTATCTCCCAAACCACGTGAAAAGTCGAGAAGAAGCAGATCCCCTCTCTTTAATGATCGTAGATCTAAACAGAGTAAATCCCCCTCTCGAACCCGGTCTCCAGGTAGAAGACTGAGGAGTAGATCAGTAGAAAGGAAAAGACGAGAATCAGAAAGGAGGCGTCTGTCTTCTCCCAG AACGCGGACCAGAGATGATATTTTGTCCAGACGTGAAAGATCAAAAGATATCAGCCCACCCAGCAGATGGTCTCCATCCAGAAGAAGGTCTCGGTCACCCATTAGAAGGAGGTCTCGGTCACCTCTTCGGCGTAGCCGATCACCAAGAAGGCGGAGTAGGTCTCCTCGGAGGAG GGATAGAGGCCGAAGAAGTAGATCTCGCCTTCGAAGGAGGTCCAGGTCACGTGGTGGCCATAGACGAAGGAGTAGAAGCAAAGTTAAAGAAGACAAATTTAAAGGTAGTCTTTCTGAGGGTATGAAAGTTGAACAGGAATCTTCATCGGATGAAAA tcTTGAAGATTTTGATttggaagaagaagatgaagaagcagAGATAAGACAAAGAAGGTTACAGCGGGAAGCAATTGTTCAG AAATACAAGGGCCAGGGCCAGCCAGAAGACAGTAATATATCTGTGCCATCTGAACCAAGCAGTCCTCAAAGTAGTACGCGTAGTCGCTCAAATTCGCCAGATGACATCCTAGAAAGGGTAGCTGCTGATGTTAAAGAGTACGAACGGGAAAACGTGGACACGTTTGAGGCATCAGTGAAAGCCAAGCACAACCTCATGACGGTTGAACAGAACAATG GTTCAGCTCAGAAGAAACTGCTAGCTCCTGATATGTTCACAGAATCAGATGATATGTTTGCTGCATACTTTGAT agtGCTCGTTTAAGGGCAGCTGGGTTTGGAaaagacttcaaagaaaaccCAAATCTCAGGGATAACTGGACTGATGCCGAAGGCTATTACC GTGTTAATATAGGTGAAGTTCTAGATAAACGTTACAATGTCTATGGTTACACTGGTCAGGGAGTCTTCAGTAACGTAGTACGAGCCAGGGACATGGCAAGAGCAAACCAAGAAGTAGCGGTTAAAATCATCAGGAACAATGAACTTAT gcaAAAAACTGGCCTAAAAGAACTGGAATTTTTGAAGAAGCTCAATGATGCAGATCCTGATGACAAGTTTCATTGTCTAAGGTTGTTCAGGCACTTCTACCACAAACAACATCTCTGTCTGGTATTTGAGCCACTGAG TATGAATTTACGAGAGGTGTTGAAAAAGTATGGGAAAGATGTTGGTCTCCATATTAAAGCTGTGCGTTCCTACAGCCAACAGTTGTTCCTGGCTTTAAAACTTCTTAAAAGATGCAATATCCTACATGCAGATATTAAACCAGATAATATTTTG GTGAATGAGTCTAAAACGATATTAAAGCTTTGTGATTTTGGATCAGCTTCACATGTCGCAGATAACGATATCACGCCATATCTAGTTAGTAGATTTTACCGAGCTCCCGAAATCA TTATAGGAAAAATCTATGACTATGGTATAGATATGTGGTCTGTAGGCTGCACATTGTATGAACTTTATACAGGAAAAATCCTCTTTCCTGGCAAAACCAATAACCACATGTTGAAACTAGCCATGGATCTCAAAGGAAAGATGCCAAACAAG ATGATTCGAAAAGGTGTGTTCAAAGATCAGCACTTTGATCAAAATCTCAACTTTATGTATATAGAAGTAGATAAAGTGACGGAAAGG GAGAAAGTTACTGTAATGAGCACCATTAATCCAACCAAGGACCTGTTAGCAGACTTGATTGGGTGCCAGCGACTCCCTGAAGACCAGCGTAAAAAAGTACACCAGCTCAAGGACTTGTTGGACCAGATCCTAATGTTAGATCCAGCTAAACGGATTAGCATCAACCAGGCTCTGCAGCACGCCTTCATCCAGGAAAAAATTTAA